In Leuconostoc kimchii IMSNU 11154, one genomic interval encodes:
- a CDS encoding LysR family transcriptional regulator, giving the protein MTFSYQVFATVVRYQSFYQASQVLNVTASAVSHSINQLEAQLGFPLLVRSRSGIKLTRDGALVLPVIQQILNDEADLIQMSQNINGLRSGSIKIGAFSSVCVNWLPNILSTFSKQYPDIEVSIVQDSFEEISKQVKTGEIDVGFTTLPVMDNLTIFPLIADPIFCVTPVDFIPQNKQTITQHDIVNQKFILQKIDYDRATKTVLDNYDVTINSINFSIDDQSIIAMVEAGIGFGILPELALKKIKGDVAIYPFHQSLTRQIVLVTNKSKVMSPSVVELITAIKCFVKETYSVR; this is encoded by the coding sequence TTGACGTTTTCTTATCAAGTATTTGCTACAGTTGTCCGTTATCAATCATTTTATCAGGCGTCTCAAGTGCTTAATGTGACAGCCAGCGCTGTTAGCCATTCAATTAATCAACTGGAAGCACAATTAGGATTTCCGTTACTCGTACGTAGCCGTTCTGGCATAAAATTAACGCGTGATGGGGCATTAGTTTTGCCGGTTATTCAACAAATATTGAATGATGAAGCTGATTTAATTCAGATGAGTCAGAATATTAACGGGCTACGTTCAGGTTCAATAAAAATAGGGGCTTTTAGCAGTGTCTGTGTCAATTGGCTCCCAAATATTCTAAGTACTTTTTCGAAACAATATCCTGATATTGAAGTATCGATTGTTCAAGATAGTTTTGAAGAAATCAGTAAACAGGTTAAAACTGGTGAGATTGATGTGGGTTTCACGACATTACCAGTGATGGATAATTTAACTATATTTCCGTTAATCGCGGATCCAATATTTTGTGTGACACCTGTTGATTTTATACCTCAAAATAAACAAACAATTACACAACACGATATTGTGAATCAGAAATTTATTTTGCAAAAAATAGATTACGATCGGGCCACAAAGACAGTTTTGGACAATTATGATGTGACGATTAATTCCATCAATTTTTCGATTGATGACCAGTCGATTATTGCGATGGTTGAAGCTGGTATTGGATTTGGAATTTTACCAGAATTAGCGTTGAAAAAAATTAAAGGGGATGTGGCTATTTATCCTTTTCATCAGTCGTTGACACGGCAAATCGTATTAGTGACCAATAAGAGTAAAGTCATGTCGCCCTCTGTTGTTGAATTAATAACAGCTATTAAGTGTTTTGTGAAAGAGACGTATTCGGTAAGGTAA
- a CDS encoding GNAT family N-acetyltransferase, whose amino-acid sequence MLKLRPMETNHFQKYLSFAVNEYAVEKIAAGTWTPEAAQKNAQLAYGRLLPNGLETPNNFLYSIFNDSEIIGYIWFGTDNENSSMAFIFDFEIYKAYQNRGFGSKTLDLVSRETKNMGYTSLGLHVFGSNSRAIHVYQKSGFNITDINMQKKL is encoded by the coding sequence ATGTTAAAACTCAGACCAATGGAAACTAATCACTTTCAAAAATATTTAAGTTTTGCAGTCAATGAATATGCCGTAGAAAAAATTGCAGCCGGCACTTGGACACCAGAAGCTGCGCAAAAAAATGCACAATTAGCTTATGGTCGGTTATTACCAAATGGTCTTGAAACACCAAACAATTTTCTTTACTCAATTTTCAATGATTCAGAAATCATCGGCTACATCTGGTTCGGCACTGACAATGAAAATTCATCCATGGCATTTATCTTTGATTTTGAAATTTATAAAGCTTATCAAAATAGAGGCTTCGGTTCAAAAACGCTCGACCTTGTTTCACGTGAAACAAAAAATATGGGGTACACGTCATTAGGGTTACATGTTTTTGGTAGCAACAGTCGCGCTATTCACGTTTATCAAAAAAGCGGATTCAACATAACAGACATCAACATGCAGAAGAAACTCTGA
- a CDS encoding helix-turn-helix domain-containing protein, which translates to MTFAQIIKTKRQELNITQSELAEKLFVSNKTISNWETGKTMPDLDNVLYIAKILRISLDKLLLEDNHMIDHVKHIQEIRATRKMTWVASITNIIFFLMFSTQSFFGQLPVPFLVMMLIGAWANIWVLFHFLSKTDSLEDREPSMIKETNNKALVITALLAVIALISAVLVH; encoded by the coding sequence ATGACATTTGCTCAAATCATTAAAACGAAACGCCAAGAGTTAAACATAACACAATCCGAACTTGCCGAAAAACTTTTTGTTTCCAACAAAACAATTTCTAACTGGGAAACAGGGAAAACTATGCCTGATTTAGACAACGTTCTTTACATAGCTAAAATATTGCGTATTTCATTGGATAAGCTATTATTAGAAGATAATCATATGATTGACCACGTGAAACATATTCAAGAAATAAGAGCGACTAGAAAAATGACGTGGGTTGCCTCCATCACTAATATCATTTTTTTCCTCATGTTTTCAACCCAATCCTTTTTTGGACAATTACCCGTTCCGTTTCTTGTAATGATGTTAATTGGTGCCTGGGCAAATATATGGGTTTTGTTTCACTTTTTGTCTAAAACAGATTCCCTTGAAGATAGAGAGCCAAGTATGATTAAAGAGACTAATAATAAAGCACTCGTTATTACAGCATTGCTTGCTGTGATAGCATTAATTAGTGCAGTATTGGTACACTAA
- a CDS encoding GntR family transcriptional regulator, with translation MKTNKYEVIKQYILDKILSGEYTVDQKLPTESELMALFLVSRYTVRRAISDLENEKFIYRIQGGGSFVADRTDISQKEVVPQVIGFMSTHIASYIFPAIIDGVDQVLSKNNFSFILANTHNDPVRERAALKNLMRQNLGGLIVEPTRSALETPNIDLYLELEKQGMPIVFINAAYKNFQSTSLVSDDQHAFYEATNYLFKKQHKRIVGIFQVDDLQGVNRLDGYLKAYQDHSDLLPFCKPIMYQSGDVLGALNQVNELLLKNETERPTAIIAYNDQLAIRIMDLINDVGLKVPSDISIIGFDDFQLSQYMSPRLTTMTHAQHDMGRDAALLLLQKINHRKVNSIVYKSVMIERDSVRTLN, from the coding sequence ATGAAAACCAATAAATATGAAGTGATTAAACAATATATTTTAGACAAGATATTAAGTGGTGAATATACTGTTGATCAAAAATTACCCACAGAGAGTGAGTTGATGGCGTTATTTTTGGTCAGTCGATATACGGTTCGACGGGCAATATCTGATCTTGAGAATGAAAAATTTATTTATCGTATCCAAGGTGGTGGTTCATTTGTCGCTGACAGAACGGATATTTCTCAAAAAGAAGTGGTCCCACAGGTTATTGGGTTCATGTCGACGCACATAGCTTCTTATATTTTTCCTGCCATTATTGATGGTGTTGACCAAGTATTATCGAAGAATAATTTTTCTTTCATTTTAGCAAATACCCACAACGATCCAGTGAGAGAACGCGCAGCTTTGAAAAATCTTATGAGACAAAATTTGGGCGGATTAATTGTGGAACCAACGCGTAGTGCATTAGAGACGCCTAACATTGATCTTTATCTTGAGTTGGAAAAACAAGGTATGCCAATTGTTTTTATTAATGCGGCTTATAAAAACTTTCAAAGCACCTCGTTGGTCAGTGATGACCAGCATGCTTTTTATGAGGCCACGAATTATCTTTTTAAAAAGCAGCACAAACGCATTGTAGGTATTTTTCAAGTGGATGATTTACAAGGTGTCAATCGACTTGATGGTTATCTTAAAGCATATCAAGATCATTCAGATTTACTGCCTTTCTGTAAACCAATCATGTACCAGTCGGGTGATGTACTTGGTGCACTAAACCAAGTGAATGAGTTATTATTAAAAAATGAAACAGAACGTCCTACGGCAATCATAGCTTATAATGACCAATTAGCTATTAGAATTATGGATTTAATTAACGATGTTGGGTTAAAAGTACCATCAGATATATCAATTATCGGTTTTGATGATTTCCAGTTATCACAATACATGTCTCCCAGATTAACAACAATGACACATGCACAGCATGATATGGGAAGGGATGCTGCATTGTTATTATTACAAAAAATAAATCATCGTAAAGTTAATTCCATTGTTTATAAGTCAGTTATGATTGAACGAGATTCTGTTCGAACATTAAATTAA
- the fba gene encoding class II fructose-1,6-bisphosphate aldolase has protein sequence MTIVSGKQIVQSARDNGYAIGAFNTNNLEWTQAILRVAQDKHAPTIIAASMGAIKYMGGFETVAHLIRDLDQDLNIDVPITIHLDHGDYNAAKAAINAGFTSVMFDGSHLPLAENLAKTREIVALAHEKNISVEAEVGSIGGEEDGIIGDGEIAPIADAIAMIQTNIDFIAAGIGNIHGRYPEHWPGLNLAHLKTLATALDDVTHNHVPFVLHGGSGVPDDQIKTAINMGVAKVNVNTEAQLAFHQALRNFILTDQDLIGKNYDPRKLLAPGVTAIESSLSDRLNVFSGHL, from the coding sequence ATGACAATCGTTTCAGGCAAACAAATTGTACAAAGCGCCCGTGACAATGGTTACGCTATTGGTGCTTTTAATACAAATAATCTTGAATGGACACAAGCTATTTTGCGCGTTGCGCAAGACAAACACGCGCCGACCATCATTGCCGCCTCAATGGGCGCAATTAAATATATGGGCGGATTTGAGACCGTCGCCCATTTAATTCGAGATCTCGATCAAGATTTAAACATTGACGTTCCCATTACAATTCATCTTGATCATGGTGATTATAACGCCGCTAAAGCCGCTATTAATGCAGGCTTCACATCAGTCATGTTTGATGGCTCACATTTACCTTTGGCTGAAAATCTAGCCAAAACACGAGAAATTGTGGCTTTGGCACATGAAAAAAATATATCAGTAGAAGCTGAAGTTGGTAGTATTGGCGGAGAAGAAGACGGTATCATCGGCGATGGTGAAATTGCACCGATTGCCGATGCCATTGCTATGATTCAAACGAACATTGATTTTATCGCTGCCGGTATTGGTAACATTCATGGTCGTTACCCTGAACATTGGCCGGGTCTCAATCTCGCACATTTAAAAACACTAGCAACTGCTTTAGATGACGTTACCCATAACCACGTACCCTTTGTCCTCCATGGCGGTTCAGGTGTCCCAGATGATCAAATTAAAACAGCGATTAACATGGGTGTTGCAAAAGTCAACGTTAACACCGAGGCACAATTGGCATTCCATCAAGCACTCAGAAATTTTATTTTAACAGACCAAGATTTAATAGGTAAAAATTATGATCCAAGAAAGCTATTAGCACCTGGCGTCACTGCAATTGAATCTAGTTTATCCGACCGTCTGAATGTTTTCAGTGGACACCTTTAA
- the araA gene encoding L-arabinose isomerase, whose translation MTKSEDYKFWFVAGSQFLYGPEVLKQVEIDSKKMIKNLNESGNLPYPIEFKTVGVTAENITEIMKKANYDDSVAGIVTWAHTFSPAKNWIRGTQLLNKPLLHLATQMLNTIPYDTIDFDYMNLNQSAHGDREYAFINARLRLNNKIIFGHWADEDIQLQIGKWMDVAVAYDESFKIKIVTFADKMRNVAVTDGDKIEAQIKLGWTVDYWGVGALVEYVNAVDNSDIDKLYDDLQEQYDFVQGDNSAEKFEHHVKYQLREYIGIKKFLDDKGYSGFTTNFEDLVGLEQLPGLAAQLLMADGYGFAGEGDWKTAALTRLLKIMSHNQATAFMEDYTLDLRKGHEAILGSHMLEVDPTIASDKPRIEVHPLGIGGKEDPARLVFTGRSGDAVDVTLADFGDEFKLISYDVTGNKPEADTPYLPVAKQLWTPKTGLKAGAEGWLTVGGGHHTTLSFSIDSEQLTDLAKLFGIKFVDIR comes from the coding sequence ATGACAAAATCAGAAGACTATAAATTTTGGTTTGTAGCAGGATCTCAGTTTTTATATGGACCAGAAGTTTTGAAGCAAGTAGAAATAGATTCAAAAAAAATGATTAAAAATCTGAATGAATCTGGCAACTTACCGTATCCTATCGAATTTAAAACGGTTGGTGTAACTGCAGAAAATATCACAGAAATAATGAAAAAAGCCAATTATGATGATTCTGTAGCAGGAATCGTGACTTGGGCACACACATTTTCTCCAGCTAAAAATTGGATTCGTGGCACACAATTGCTCAATAAGCCACTTTTGCATTTGGCTACTCAAATGTTGAACACCATTCCTTATGACACAATTGATTTTGACTACATGAACTTAAATCAATCAGCACACGGAGATCGAGAATATGCCTTTATCAATGCACGTTTACGCTTAAATAATAAAATTATTTTTGGTCACTGGGCTGATGAAGACATTCAACTGCAAATTGGTAAGTGGATGGACGTGGCTGTTGCCTATGATGAAAGCTTTAAAATTAAAATTGTTACATTTGCAGACAAGATGAGAAATGTTGCCGTAACTGACGGTGATAAGATCGAAGCACAAATCAAGCTTGGTTGGACAGTAGATTATTGGGGTGTTGGTGCCTTGGTTGAGTATGTCAATGCAGTAGACAACTCAGATATTGACAAGCTATACGATGATTTACAAGAGCAATATGATTTTGTGCAAGGTGATAACAGCGCTGAAAAGTTTGAACATCATGTGAAGTATCAACTGCGTGAATATATTGGTATTAAAAAGTTCTTAGATGATAAAGGCTATTCTGGCTTTACAACGAACTTTGAAGACTTAGTAGGACTAGAACAATTACCAGGGCTTGCCGCACAACTTTTGATGGCAGATGGTTACGGATTTGCTGGTGAAGGAGATTGGAAGACAGCTGCATTGACGCGTCTGTTAAAAATTATGTCACATAACCAAGCCACAGCATTTATGGAAGATTACACACTAGATTTGCGTAAAGGGCACGAAGCTATTTTGGGATCACATATGCTAGAAGTTGATCCAACAATTGCTTCTGATAAGCCACGAATTGAGGTGCATCCGTTAGGCATTGGTGGTAAAGAAGATCCAGCACGACTTGTCTTTACAGGTCGCTCTGGTGATGCTGTAGATGTTACGCTAGCAGACTTTGGAGATGAGTTTAAATTGATTAGTTATGATGTTACTGGAAACAAACCAGAAGCAGACACACCATATCTCCCTGTTGCTAAGCAATTATGGACACCAAAAACAGGATTAAAAGCTGGCGCGGAAGGCTGGCTAACGGTCGGCGGTGGACATCACACAACATTAAGCTTTTCAATTGATTCTGAGCAATTAACAGATTTGGCTAAGTTGTTTGGTATCAAGTTTGTTGATATTAGGTAA
- a CDS encoding family 43 glycosylhydrolase produces MEQIYINPLVIQRADPQIYKHTDGFYYFSASVPAYNLIELRKSRTINGLAHAAPKTIWLKHDQGEMSQLIWAPELHYIRGKWYIYFAASDTTALDKNGMFQHRMFVIESSSPDPMSSEANWIEKGRVETPLDSFSLDATVFETNGTLYYIWAQKDPTIAGNSNLYIAEMANPWTLKSEPVLLSNPEFDWEKRGFMVNEGPAILHHAHKFFLTYSASATDENYAMGMLTIDDNQDFLNPDNWLKSNNPVFQSDLEIGQYGPGHNSFTVSEDGESNLLVYHSRNYTHIVGDPLYDPNRHTCVQKFTFNGNGQPVFGSPVPYTERGGLK; encoded by the coding sequence ATGGAACAAATATATATTAATCCGTTGGTTATACAACGAGCCGATCCCCAAATATATAAACATACTGATGGCTTTTACTATTTTAGTGCTTCAGTTCCTGCATACAACTTAATTGAATTACGCAAATCTCGTACCATAAATGGTTTGGCCCACGCTGCACCTAAAACAATATGGTTGAAACATGATCAAGGAGAAATGAGCCAGCTTATTTGGGCACCAGAACTTCACTATATCAGGGGAAAATGGTATATATATTTTGCGGCTTCAGACACAACAGCTTTAGATAAAAATGGCATGTTTCAACATAGAATGTTCGTGATAGAGTCATCCTCACCTGATCCTATGTCGTCTGAAGCGAATTGGATTGAAAAAGGAAGAGTGGAAACACCATTAGATAGTTTTTCATTGGATGCCACGGTTTTTGAAACTAATGGTACCTTGTATTATATCTGGGCGCAGAAAGATCCCACAATAGCAGGTAATTCAAACTTATATATTGCTGAAATGGCTAATCCGTGGACACTTAAATCCGAACCTGTACTATTATCTAATCCTGAATTTGATTGGGAAAAACGTGGATTTATGGTGAATGAGGGGCCAGCAATTTTGCATCATGCACATAAATTTTTTTTGACATACTCTGCAAGCGCTACTGATGAAAATTATGCGATGGGGATGCTGACAATTGATGATAACCAAGATTTTTTGAATCCTGATAATTGGCTTAAGTCAAATAACCCTGTATTTCAAAGTGATTTAGAAATAGGGCAATATGGACCTGGTCATAATTCATTTACCGTATCTGAAGATGGTGAAAGCAACTTACTAGTCTATCATTCAAGGAATTATACACATATTGTAGGTGATCCATTATATGATCCAAACAGGCATACGTGTGTGCAAAAATTTACTTTCAATGGGAATGGACAACCTGTTTTTGGTAGTCCAGTGCCCTATACAGAAAGAGGTGGTCTTAAATGA
- a CDS encoding oligosaccharide MFS transporter, whose translation MNNTAINKKGQFWSFPVSHFSYFFIWAIVNGYLTLWLEQVAHLTGSESGMVFSLMAGMSLLYQPVFGILSDRLIFKKTLVFIILLAGVMIGPYFQWAFMPLLAGLNAFGVATVTGIYLAFILNGGVSVIEQYIQRASLANSFEFGHSRIGGSIAGMVASFIGGRLFLWAPNAIFWAASFTAFVAVIMFAFFNKIDLSHASLVETTTDKLKLSDVKNVFKLKNFWVLGIFYMGASALYDVFDQQFIIFFHQFFPSVAASTTVYSNTVTAQMIIEILLMIPMPWIINKIGPRNGLLIYGFITALRIIGTALAPNWIFIVALRLLAGFEMPLVLISIMKYISDSFDLRIYATVYALAANFMKQISVFIFSALAGTMYDGIGFQKTYLIMGFVVLAISIFAAIFLKKTTTSHDHEKYTNIEVQE comes from the coding sequence ATGAATAATACTGCTATAAATAAGAAAGGTCAGTTTTGGTCCTTTCCAGTCTCTCACTTTTCGTATTTCTTTATTTGGGCAATTGTTAACGGTTATTTAACACTTTGGTTGGAGCAAGTTGCACATCTGACCGGTTCAGAGTCTGGAATGGTATTTTCTTTGATGGCTGGTATGTCGTTGCTGTATCAACCCGTTTTTGGCATATTATCCGATAGACTGATTTTTAAGAAAACACTGGTGTTTATTATTTTACTTGCCGGAGTCATGATAGGGCCGTATTTTCAGTGGGCTTTTATGCCCCTATTAGCAGGATTGAATGCGTTTGGCGTTGCTACTGTGACAGGAATTTATCTTGCTTTCATTTTAAATGGTGGCGTATCCGTTATTGAGCAGTATATTCAAAGAGCATCGCTAGCTAATTCGTTTGAATTTGGACATTCACGTATCGGTGGATCCATTGCTGGCATGGTTGCTTCATTTATTGGTGGCAGACTCTTTTTATGGGCTCCCAATGCTATTTTTTGGGCTGCGTCGTTCACAGCATTTGTTGCGGTTATTATGTTTGCCTTCTTTAATAAAATTGACCTATCTCATGCTAGTTTAGTTGAGACAACAACAGATAAGTTGAAATTATCTGATGTTAAAAACGTGTTTAAATTAAAAAATTTTTGGGTACTTGGTATTTTCTATATGGGTGCTTCTGCGCTATATGACGTATTTGACCAACAGTTTATTATTTTTTTCCATCAATTTTTTCCATCCGTGGCTGCCTCAACAACTGTTTATTCCAACACAGTAACGGCACAGATGATTATAGAAATTTTATTAATGATACCAATGCCATGGATTATCAATAAGATTGGACCTCGTAATGGGTTGTTAATCTACGGCTTTATTACGGCTTTAAGAATTATAGGAACAGCGTTGGCCCCTAATTGGATATTTATTGTTGCTTTAAGATTATTAGCAGGATTTGAAATGCCACTAGTGTTGATTTCAATTATGAAATATATTTCTGATTCGTTTGACTTGAGAATATATGCCACAGTGTATGCATTAGCAGCTAATTTCATGAAACAAATTTCCGTATTTATTTTTTCAGCATTAGCTGGAACTATGTATGACGGGATTGGTTTCCAGAAGACCTATCTGATTATGGGATTTGTCGTATTAGCAATTTCTATATTTGCAGCTATTTTTTTAAAAAAGACAACTACATCACACGATCATGAAAAATATACGAACATAGAAGTTCAGGAATAA